From Pusillibacter faecalis, one genomic window encodes:
- the rpmF gene encoding 50S ribosomal protein L32 → MAVPKGKVSKARRDKRRSSHWKLAAPGLVACSKCGALHLPHRMCQECGSYNGREVKAVKSVVAK, encoded by the coding sequence ATGGCAGTACCCAAGGGAAAAGTATCAAAAGCAAGACGCGATAAGCGGCGCAGCTCCCACTGGAAGCTGGCGGCCCCCGGTCTCGTCGCCTGCTCCAAGTGCGGCGCTCTGCATCTGCCTCACAGAATGTGTCAGGAGTGCGGAAGCTACAATGGCCGCGAGGTCAAAGCTGTAAAGTCCGTTGTGGCGAAATAA
- a CDS encoding ABC transporter permease yields the protein MKRTHVLGSRLFMALVFVFLYAPILILIIFSFNAGKSNAVWQGFSLGWYKELFHNRLIMQSVYTTLLVSLLSTVIATVAGTFAAIGLSSMRRRWRNPLMTVNNIPVMNAEIVTGVSMCLLFVAFFGFWNDFALWFNGLQGLVRLPSLKLGFGTLLIAHITFNIPHVILTVAPKLRQLDRNLVDAAKDLGCTWMQAFWKVILPEIKPGIVSGALIAFTMSIDDFIISYFTAGTSSTLAMTIYGMTKKRVSPEINAVSTLLFVTVLALLAIVNIREARQEKLAAAQRAR from the coding sequence GTGAAACGTACACACGTTTTGGGAAGTCGCCTTTTCATGGCGTTGGTCTTCGTGTTCTTATACGCGCCGATCCTCATTCTTATTATCTTCTCCTTCAACGCCGGCAAGAGCAACGCCGTGTGGCAGGGCTTCTCCCTGGGCTGGTACAAGGAACTCTTTCACAACCGCCTGATCATGCAAAGTGTTTACACCACGCTGCTTGTGTCCCTGCTTTCCACTGTCATTGCCACCGTTGCCGGCACCTTCGCTGCCATCGGTCTTTCCAGCATGCGCCGCAGATGGCGCAACCCTCTGATGACGGTCAACAACATTCCCGTCATGAACGCAGAAATCGTCACAGGCGTGTCCATGTGCCTTTTGTTCGTGGCCTTTTTTGGCTTCTGGAACGATTTTGCGCTCTGGTTCAACGGGCTCCAGGGGCTGGTCCGCCTTCCAAGCCTGAAGTTGGGTTTTGGCACGCTGCTGATTGCCCACATCACCTTCAATATTCCCCACGTGATCTTGACTGTGGCGCCGAAGCTGCGCCAGCTGGACCGAAACCTGGTGGATGCGGCCAAGGACCTGGGCTGTACCTGGATGCAGGCTTTCTGGAAGGTGATCTTGCCGGAAATTAAGCCTGGTATTGTCTCCGGTGCCCTGATCGCTTTTACCATGAGCATTGATGACTTTATCATCAGCTACTTTACCGCCGGCACCTCCTCGACTCTGGCCATGACTATTTACGGCATGACAAAAAAGCGGGTGAGTCCGGAGATCAACGCCGTCTCTACACTGCTGTTTGTCACCGTTTTGGCACTGCTGGCCATTGTCAACATCCGGGAGGCGCGCCAGGAAAAGCTGGCTGCCGCGCAGCGTGCCCGGTAA
- a CDS encoding nucleotidyltransferase domain-containing protein: protein MRDFEAWLRQYRAAVEEVFGERIVCIGLQGSRGRGEAGTASDIDMVLILDDVSAEDLLSYRAAVKSLPERELLCGFVSGRVELEHWNPGELFQFYHDTRPLAGDLEFLRPMAGQEAAALAVRDGACALYHGCAHNLLHGRSREALGELYKAAGFTLRAKYFVETKTYLARQSDLLSGLRGEDHDLLMEGIALRSCPNLDDREFDRLSGKLVEWAGALLATCVSKKFPV from the coding sequence ATGAGGGATTTTGAGGCATGGCTCCGGCAGTATCGGGCGGCAGTAGAGGAAGTTTTCGGTGAGAGGATTGTCTGTATCGGGCTGCAGGGCAGTCGCGGCCGGGGAGAGGCGGGAACGGCCAGCGATATCGACATGGTGCTGATTCTGGACGATGTGTCCGCCGAGGATCTCCTTTCTTATCGGGCGGCGGTGAAAAGCCTTCCGGAGCGGGAGCTGCTGTGCGGCTTTGTGTCTGGCAGAGTGGAGCTGGAACACTGGAATCCGGGAGAGCTGTTTCAGTTCTACCACGATACCCGGCCCCTCGCCGGGGATTTGGAGTTCCTGCGCCCCATGGCAGGGCAGGAAGCCGCGGCGCTGGCGGTCCGGGACGGTGCCTGCGCCCTGTATCACGGCTGCGCCCACAATTTGCTCCACGGCCGGAGCCGGGAGGCGTTGGGAGAGCTCTATAAGGCCGCGGGCTTTACTCTGCGGGCCAAGTATTTTGTAGAAACAAAGACATATCTCGCCCGGCAAAGCGACCTTCTGTCGGGGTTGCGTGGAGAGGACCACGACCTTTTGATGGAGGGAATTGCGCTGAGAAGCTGTCCGAACCTGGACGACAGGGAGTTTGACCGGCTTTCCGGCAAGCTGGTGGAATGGGCCGGCGCACTGCTTGCCACTTGCGTATCCAAGAAGTTTCCAGTATAA
- a CDS encoding thioesterase family protein, with amino-acid sequence MEMIGSQCRLEQTVTEEYTAATIGSGMLPVFGTPYLAAMAESAAMTCLQSFLEKGYGSVGTHLDISHDAPTPIGMKVYVEAEITAVSENGKMVDFAVRAWDDKGPIGSGTHTRAIVNNQRFLDKCQAKLNG; translated from the coding sequence ATGGAAATGATTGGATCACAGTGCCGGTTGGAGCAGACGGTCACAGAGGAGTACACCGCCGCCACCATCGGCTCCGGCATGCTGCCGGTATTCGGCACCCCGTATCTTGCCGCTATGGCGGAAAGCGCCGCCATGACCTGCCTGCAGTCCTTTTTGGAGAAGGGCTATGGCAGCGTGGGCACCCACCTGGATATCTCCCACGACGCGCCCACTCCCATCGGTATGAAGGTCTATGTGGAGGCGGAGATCACCGCCGTTTCCGAAAACGGCAAAATGGTGGATTTTGCCGTGCGTGCCTGGGATGACAAGGGCCCCATCGGCTCCGGCACCCATACCCGTGCCATCGTCAACAACCAGCGCTTTCTGGATAAATGCCAGGCCAAGCTCAATGGCTGA
- a CDS encoding RluA family pseudouridine synthase — MREFTIGKNDAGQRLDRFIAKNLPLLPPALLQKYIRLKRVKVNGKGSKRDVRLAAGDVLQLYINDEFFDKPSEENMFLTVFQPRLEIIYEDENLLLVDKRPGMVVHADETEKVNTLINHIQAYLYQKKEWNPKQEHAFAPALCNRIDRNTGGIVIAAKNAEALRTINEKIKSHELEKSYLCVTVGRPRPAEGRVEGFLLKDEAKKQVSFYRRPIPGGKSAITLYQTLETRGELSLVECRLLTGRTHQIRVSMAELGCPLLGDGKYGNGTVNKRYHETRQALYSYRLGFAFSTDATPLNYLRGRVFTVEKVPFREKYFPRL, encoded by the coding sequence ATGCGGGAATTCACCATTGGGAAAAACGACGCCGGACAGCGGCTGGATCGCTTTATAGCCAAGAATCTGCCGCTGCTGCCCCCTGCCCTGCTGCAAAAGTACATCCGTCTCAAGCGCGTCAAGGTTAACGGCAAGGGCTCCAAGCGGGACGTGCGTCTGGCGGCAGGCGACGTGCTTCAATTATATATCAACGATGAGTTTTTTGACAAGCCCTCTGAGGAAAACATGTTCTTGACCGTGTTTCAGCCCCGGCTGGAGATTATCTACGAGGACGAAAATCTCTTGCTGGTGGATAAGCGTCCCGGCATGGTGGTCCATGCAGACGAAACGGAGAAGGTCAATACCCTCATCAACCATATTCAGGCGTACCTCTACCAGAAAAAGGAGTGGAACCCCAAGCAGGAGCACGCCTTTGCCCCGGCGCTGTGCAACCGCATTGACCGCAACACCGGAGGGATTGTCATCGCCGCAAAAAATGCGGAGGCGCTGCGGACCATCAATGAAAAAATAAAGAGTCACGAGCTGGAGAAATCCTATCTCTGCGTCACTGTGGGGCGGCCCCGGCCGGCAGAGGGGCGTGTGGAGGGCTTCCTGCTCAAGGACGAGGCAAAAAAGCAGGTTTCCTTTTACCGCCGCCCCATCCCCGGAGGCAAGAGCGCCATTACTCTCTATCAAACTCTGGAGACCCGGGGGGAGCTGTCGCTGGTAGAGTGCCGTCTGCTGACGGGGCGGACCCATCAGATCCGCGTCTCCATGGCAGAGCTTGGCTGCCCGCTGCTGGGCGACGGAAAATATGGAAACGGCACCGTCAACAAGCGTTACCATGAAACCCGGCAGGCCCTGTACTCCTACCGTCTGGGCTTTGCCTTTTCAACCGATGCCACGCCTCTGAACTACTTGCGGGGCAGAGTGTTCACCGTAGAGAAGGTGCCCTTTCGGGAGAAGTATTTTCCCCGCCTTTGA
- a CDS encoding DUF1622 domain-containing protein, whose protein sequence is MSFLSALENGFEVIAQCGVLFLECIGVVVLLSAAVRSIAGCLRKDPHVRLVLAQGIALALEFKLGGEVLRTAIVREPSELVILGAIILLRGALTFLIHWEIKTEESRMGV, encoded by the coding sequence ATGTCATTTCTGTCTGCTCTGGAAAACGGATTTGAGGTGATCGCTCAGTGCGGCGTGCTGTTTTTAGAGTGCATCGGTGTTGTGGTACTGCTCTCGGCCGCAGTGCGGAGTATCGCCGGCTGCCTCCGAAAAGATCCTCATGTCCGCCTTGTGTTAGCCCAAGGCATCGCTCTTGCCCTGGAATTCAAGCTGGGCGGAGAGGTTCTCCGCACAGCCATCGTCCGGGAGCCCAGTGAACTGGTTATTTTAGGCGCCATCATTCTTCTGCGGGGGGCGCTGACCTTCCTGATTCACTGGGAGATTAAAACAGAAGAATCCCGAATGGGCGTCTGA
- the ssnA gene encoding putative aminohydrolase SsnA, whose translation MIILANGRVITRNPGGMGYLPDGGVAADGGTIVEVGSTADLKSKYPQAEFVDARGGVIMPGLINAHTHIYSALARGLSIDGYNPTNFYEVLDGQWWYIDRNLDLEATRASAQALVIDSIKQGVTTIFDHHASFCEIPGSLMKIAEVTGEFGMRACLCYEVSDRDGEEKSLQSIQENKDFIDYCERNPSGMLKAMFGGHALFTISDKTFDRMAAANSGRVGYHIHVSEGMNDVYDSLQNYGRRPVQRLQDHGILGEKTILGHCIHVNSAEMDIIKATNTMCVNNPESNMGNAVGISPVLQLYQKGILTGMGTDAYTNDMLESIKVALCSQRHNACLPGVGWCEVTDMLFHNNAKMAARTGFPTLGVLAPGAAADVIVMDYKPFTPFSDANIDGHMLFGMTGRQCQTTMINGRILMKDRVLTEIDEESVNAHILESAKRLWGRLNHRAY comes from the coding sequence ATGATCATACTGGCAAACGGCAGAGTTATCACCCGGAACCCCGGCGGCATGGGATACCTCCCGGACGGCGGCGTGGCCGCCGACGGCGGAACCATTGTGGAGGTAGGCTCCACCGCGGACCTGAAGTCCAAATATCCCCAGGCGGAATTTGTAGATGCCCGGGGCGGCGTCATCATGCCGGGACTTATCAACGCCCACACCCATATTTACTCCGCCCTGGCCCGGGGCCTCTCCATCGACGGCTACAACCCCACCAACTTCTACGAGGTGCTGGACGGCCAGTGGTGGTATATCGACCGGAATCTGGACCTGGAGGCCACCCGCGCCAGCGCCCAGGCTCTGGTGATTGACTCCATCAAGCAGGGCGTCACCACCATCTTCGACCACCACGCCTCCTTCTGTGAGATCCCTGGCTCGCTGATGAAGATCGCGGAAGTCACAGGGGAGTTCGGTATGCGGGCATGCCTGTGCTACGAGGTCAGCGACCGGGACGGTGAGGAGAAATCCCTCCAATCTATTCAGGAAAACAAGGACTTCATCGACTACTGTGAGAGGAACCCCTCTGGTATGCTCAAGGCCATGTTCGGCGGTCACGCGCTCTTTACCATCTCCGACAAAACCTTTGACCGGATGGCTGCGGCCAACAGCGGCCGGGTGGGGTATCACATCCACGTCTCCGAGGGTATGAACGACGTGTACGACTCCCTCCAAAATTATGGCCGCAGGCCCGTCCAGCGGCTCCAAGATCACGGCATTCTGGGAGAAAAGACCATCTTGGGCCACTGCATCCACGTGAACAGTGCTGAAATGGACATCATTAAGGCAACAAACACGATGTGTGTCAACAACCCAGAGTCCAACATGGGCAATGCTGTCGGCATCTCCCCAGTTCTGCAGCTCTATCAAAAGGGCATCCTCACGGGCATGGGCACTGATGCCTATACCAACGACATGCTGGAGAGCATAAAGGTGGCCCTGTGTTCCCAGCGGCACAATGCCTGTCTGCCGGGGGTAGGATGGTGCGAGGTCACTGACATGCTCTTCCATAACAACGCGAAGATGGCGGCACGAACCGGCTTCCCCACTCTGGGAGTTTTGGCTCCCGGCGCGGCAGCGGATGTGATCGTGATGGACTACAAGCCCTTCACCCCCTTCTCTGACGCCAATATCGACGGCCACATGCTCTTTGGCATGACGGGCCGCCAGTGCCAGACCACTATGATCAACGGCAGGATTCTCATGAAGGATCGCGTCCTCACCGAGATCGACGAGGAGTCCGTGAACGCCCATATCCTGGAGTCCGCCAAGAGACTGTGGGGCAGACTGAATCACCGGGCATACTGA
- a CDS encoding YceD family protein, whose amino-acid sequence MVLDVTHVLRTPGERLPFQFSLDLSDMEFSGRRPISRPVAVEGEVRNSADVLTLSMTVSTTLDAVCDRCGKAFLQEKTISYSCMLAEELQNEDNDDIVLLESGRVDAGELARTALILGMDTKTLCSEDCKGLCPRCGANLNDGPCGCKREVDPRLAVLAKLLENK is encoded by the coding sequence ATGGTTTTAGATGTCACTCATGTTCTGCGTACCCCTGGCGAGCGGTTGCCATTCCAGTTCTCCCTGGATTTATCTGATATGGAGTTTTCCGGCCGCCGCCCTATCAGCCGCCCCGTAGCGGTGGAAGGGGAAGTGCGCAACTCCGCCGATGTCCTGACCTTGAGCATGACGGTCTCCACCACGCTGGACGCTGTGTGTGACCGCTGCGGCAAGGCTTTTTTACAGGAGAAGACCATTTCGTACAGCTGTATGCTGGCGGAGGAGCTCCAAAACGAGGACAACGACGATATTGTTCTGCTGGAATCGGGCAGGGTAGACGCGGGCGAACTGGCCCGAACGGCTCTGATTCTCGGCATGGACACAAAAACACTGTGTTCGGAAGATTGCAAGGGACTGTGTCCCCGGTGCGGTGCCAACCTGAACGACGGCCCCTGTGGCTGCAAAAGGGAAGTTGACCCGCGTCTGGCGGTCCTGGCAAAGCTTTTGGAGAACAAATAA
- a CDS encoding immunoglobulin-like domain-containing protein, which yields MKKILVGLLCSAFLTSCAPAVQSAPVQPQVDAEQVVGLSLELEHKVYDPSLTSYTYFIRNDTAETVEFGEDYRIQQKNGESWQDLKERENVAWTAIAYDLRPGQTKAMNCGFWLYEEPPEAGTYRLVKEVGGAELTAEFTLGESPYTAETPYGFAPLEELPEDAYLTSGEDDGTMVFTEGAEADTASAEMFLELVSLDAPCQLRTAQDYGQGWPIVIDVIYENESFLWRMLSGGEITEQRFSYLVTDGTDLYLSNGADWASTEGYGSDTAFLLPPGEGAELSAAVEQMTKRRLAGNTARYRVWSADGVWDAALTEEPTEFSVGWQRPGEGSGGGVYDLQDWDGSEIEILNLEWLEDNTLRLTCETVDEQISRLVYDPGHQTLESA from the coding sequence ATGAAGAAAATTCTGGTGGGATTGCTGTGCAGCGCGTTTCTGACATCCTGCGCGCCTGCTGTGCAGAGTGCGCCGGTGCAGCCGCAGGTGGACGCGGAGCAGGTGGTGGGGTTGAGCTTGGAACTGGAGCATAAGGTCTATGATCCGTCCCTGACCAGCTATACTTATTTTATTAGGAATGACACAGCGGAGACGGTGGAATTTGGAGAAGACTACCGCATCCAGCAAAAGAACGGCGAATCGTGGCAGGATCTAAAGGAGCGGGAAAATGTTGCTTGGACCGCCATTGCATATGATTTGAGGCCGGGGCAGACGAAGGCCATGAACTGCGGCTTCTGGCTCTATGAGGAGCCGCCGGAGGCGGGGACCTATCGCCTGGTGAAAGAGGTGGGCGGCGCGGAGCTGACCGCAGAGTTCACCCTGGGGGAGAGTCCCTATACTGCAGAGACGCCTTACGGCTTCGCGCCGCTGGAGGAATTGCCTGAGGATGCCTACCTCACATCAGGAGAGGATGACGGAACCATGGTGTTTACAGAGGGAGCAGAGGCAGATACGGCGTCGGCGGAGATGTTTCTTGAACTTGTCTCCCTAGACGCGCCCTGCCAGCTGCGGACAGCACAGGACTACGGACAGGGATGGCCCATAGTCATTGATGTCATCTATGAGAACGAAAGCTTTCTTTGGCGGATGCTCAGCGGCGGAGAGATCACGGAGCAACGTTTCTCCTATCTGGTAACGGACGGGACCGATCTGTACCTCTCCAACGGCGCGGACTGGGCCAGCACAGAGGGCTATGGCAGCGACACGGCGTTTCTGCTGCCCCCTGGAGAAGGGGCAGAGCTGTCCGCCGCAGTGGAGCAAATGACAAAAAGGCGCCTTGCCGGCAACACCGCCCGGTACCGGGTCTGGTCCGCAGACGGAGTCTGGGACGCCGCTTTGACAGAGGAACCCACAGAGTTCTCTGTGGGTTGGCAAAGGCCGGGTGAGGGCTCTGGCGGCGGCGTATATGATCTCCAGGACTGGGACGGCTCAGAGATTGAAATTTTGAACCTGGAATGGCTGGAGGACAACACGCTGCGTCTAACCTGCGAGACTGTCGACGAGCAGATCAGCCGCCTCGTGTATGATCCGGGGCATCAAACGCTGGAGAGCGCGTAA
- a CDS encoding ABC transporter permease — protein sequence MKNKLPLFAVPYVGWLALFVVAPILIMVVYAFSTASGGFTLDNFSRMGTYAAVFIRSFKLAIVATLVCLLIGYPLSYVLSKEGPRTQRVAMVLIMLPMWMNFLLRTYSWMSILENNGLLNQFFQNIGLIDLYNQIAMHFSANPAKYVPIDHFQMIGTQGAVVLGMVYNYLPFMILPIYSVLVKLDHSLVEAARDLGAGRAQVFQKVILPLSLPGVLSGITMVFVPAVSTFAISRLLGGGTQMMLGDLIELQFFGGAYNPQLGAAIALVMMAIVVVCMLVMNRFGDGEEQAVML from the coding sequence ATGAAGAATAAGCTCCCTCTGTTCGCCGTCCCCTATGTGGGCTGGTTGGCGCTGTTTGTGGTGGCGCCGATTCTGATCATGGTGGTCTATGCATTCAGTACCGCCTCCGGCGGTTTTACGCTTGACAACTTCTCCCGGATGGGCACCTATGCGGCGGTCTTTATCCGCTCGTTCAAGCTGGCGATCGTCGCAACGCTGGTCTGCCTGCTGATCGGATATCCGCTCTCTTATGTGCTTTCCAAGGAGGGTCCCCGGACGCAGCGGGTGGCAATGGTGCTTATCATGCTGCCGATGTGGATGAATTTTCTGCTGCGGACGTATTCTTGGATGTCCATTCTGGAGAATAACGGCCTGCTCAACCAGTTCTTTCAAAATATCGGCCTGATTGATCTCTACAATCAAATCGCAATGCACTTCTCCGCGAACCCGGCGAAGTATGTGCCCATCGACCACTTCCAGATGATCGGCACTCAAGGGGCCGTGGTACTGGGCATGGTCTACAACTATCTCCCCTTCATGATCCTGCCGATTTATTCCGTCCTCGTAAAACTGGACCACTCTCTGGTGGAGGCTGCACGGGACCTGGGTGCCGGCCGCGCGCAGGTATTTCAGAAGGTCATTCTGCCTCTGTCCCTGCCCGGTGTTCTCTCTGGCATTACCATGGTGTTTGTGCCCGCCGTCTCTACCTTTGCCATTTCCCGTCTGCTGGGCGGCGGCACACAGATGATGCTGGGCGACCTTATTGAGCTGCAGTTCTTCGGCGGTGCCTACAACCCCCAGCTGGGGGCGGCCATCGCCTTGGTAATGATGGCGATTGTTGTTGTCTGCATGCTGGTGATGAACCGCTTTGGTGACGGGGAAGAACAGGCGGTGATGCTGTGA
- a CDS encoding ABC transporter ATP-binding protein encodes MSKELIRLQNLCMAYDDELVLDHLNLYINDKEFLTLLGPSGCGKTTTLRIIGGFTTPTSGDVLFDGVRINDIPPHQRQINTVFQKYALFPHLNVFENVAFGLRMQKRPDPADPTGKHRVKIPEEEIRQRVMDMLESVSLKGFENRKPDALSGGQQQRVAIARALVNQPKVLLLDEPLGALDLKLRKDMQIELKRIQQQVGITFIYVTHDQEEALTMSDTIVVMDKGTIQQIGTPEDIYNEPKNAFVADFIGESNIIDGVMVRDNVVKMYGREFPCLDGGFAENESVDVVIRPEDIDIVPVEQGQLTGTVTSVTFKGMQYDIIVDFRGFKWLIQTTDHSPVGARIGIKIDPDGIHIMKKSAYSGMFGDYSSFSDEYEEMSDASLELDEEESEDEE; translated from the coding sequence ATGTCCAAAGAGTTGATTCGCCTGCAGAATCTGTGCATGGCGTACGACGACGAGCTTGTTCTCGATCACTTAAATCTCTATATCAATGATAAGGAATTCCTCACACTGCTTGGGCCCAGTGGGTGCGGTAAAACCACCACGCTGCGGATCATCGGCGGCTTCACGACACCTACGTCTGGAGACGTCCTCTTTGACGGTGTGAGGATTAATGACATTCCACCTCACCAGCGGCAAATCAACACGGTCTTTCAGAAATATGCCCTGTTTCCCCATCTGAACGTGTTTGAAAATGTTGCCTTCGGTCTGCGCATGCAGAAGCGGCCAGACCCGGCGGACCCCACCGGAAAGCACAGGGTTAAAATCCCGGAGGAGGAAATTCGCCAGCGGGTGATGGACATGTTGGAATCTGTCAGCCTGAAGGGATTTGAAAACCGCAAGCCCGACGCCCTCTCCGGCGGCCAGCAGCAGCGGGTGGCTATCGCCCGGGCTCTGGTCAATCAGCCCAAGGTCCTTTTGCTGGACGAACCTTTGGGCGCTTTGGACCTGAAGCTGCGCAAGGACATGCAGATTGAGCTCAAGCGCATCCAGCAGCAGGTTGGTATTACCTTCATCTACGTCACTCACGATCAGGAGGAGGCCCTGACCATGTCCGACACCATCGTGGTCATGGACAAGGGCACCATCCAGCAGATCGGCACGCCGGAGGACATTTATAACGAGCCGAAGAACGCTTTTGTTGCGGATTTCATCGGTGAGTCCAATATCATCGACGGGGTGATGGTTCGGGATAATGTGGTCAAAATGTATGGCCGGGAGTTCCCCTGTCTGGACGGCGGCTTTGCTGAAAATGAAAGCGTGGATGTGGTCATCCGTCCAGAGGATATTGACATCGTCCCCGTGGAACAAGGACAGCTGACCGGCACCGTCACCAGCGTGACCTTCAAGGGCATGCAGTATGACATCATTGTGGACTTCCGGGGCTTCAAATGGCTCATTCAAACCACGGACCACTCCCCTGTCGGCGCCCGTATCGGTATCAAAATTGACCCGGACGGCATTCATATCATGAAAAAAAGCGCGTACTCGGGCATGTTCGGCGACTACTCCTCTTTCTCGGATGAATATGAGGAAATGAGCGACGCCAGCCTGGAGCTGGATGAGGAGGAGAGCGAGGATGAAGAATAA
- the trhA gene encoding PAQR family membrane homeostasis protein TrhA — translation MEAARKVYHAELRAARRAKARAQNEPPRLTLGEEVFNAVSHGAGGLLAVAATVLLLLRSHTGMEVLATCFYGISMTVMMFMSGVYHAMPTGSTAKRVLRRFDYTSIYLLIGGTFAPILLVYKGGRVGITIFCIQWGVILFGVTMVAIFGPGRWRALHFTLYFLIGWSGLMFIPDFYANARPLLWLILAGGLVYTLGMIPFVRSRKYDHCIWHVFVLAAAALHWVGIYTQIYT, via the coding sequence ATGGAAGCTGCGCGGAAAGTGTATCACGCTGAATTGCGGGCGGCCCGGCGGGCCAAGGCCCGGGCACAAAACGAGCCGCCGCGGCTGACTCTGGGGGAGGAGGTCTTCAACGCTGTCAGCCACGGCGCTGGCGGATTGCTGGCGGTGGCGGCCACAGTACTGCTGTTGTTGCGCTCTCACACCGGCATGGAGGTGCTGGCTACCTGCTTCTATGGGATCAGCATGACAGTGATGATGTTTATGAGCGGCGTCTATCACGCCATGCCCACGGGTTCCACAGCCAAGCGGGTGCTGCGGCGCTTTGACTATACCTCTATTTACCTGCTGATCGGCGGGACGTTCGCACCCATTCTGCTGGTATATAAAGGGGGAAGGGTCGGCATTACCATCTTTTGCATCCAGTGGGGGGTGATCCTTTTTGGCGTGACCATGGTGGCAATTTTTGGACCCGGCCGCTGGCGGGCGCTACACTTTACCCTGTATTTCCTGATTGGGTGGAGCGGACTCATGTTCATCCCGGATTTCTATGCCAATGCCCGGCCGCTTCTGTGGCTGATTCTAGCTGGTGGCCTGGTGTATACCCTCGGAATGATCCCCTTTGTCCGGAGCCGAAAATATGATCACTGCATCTGGCATGTGTTTGTGCTGGCGGCCGCAGCCCTGCACTGGGTTGGAATCTATACCCAGATTTACACCTGA
- a CDS encoding ABC transporter substrate-binding protein has protein sequence MKKTLALALAMMMAALTLSGCGGGNSEERVVNVCSWGEYIDETLIDQFEEETGITVNYVTAESNEALYSQLSMGGVDYDVIVPSDYMISQLIEEDMLAELNYDNIPNFEKIDARFKNLPYDPENKYTVPYSWGTLGIIYNTSMVNGPVTGWDAMFDPANAGNVLLINNSRDAFGIALMHLGYSVNTTDEEQIQEAYQLIADAVSAGVYQGKVMDEVFQKMEAGNAAVATYYAGDYLVMLEANPDLKYVVPEEGSNWFVDAMCVLKTSQHKEEAEAWINFMASTDANLRNMDYIWYASPNTEALETYPAYYEEVNGEPLDMELYEIMAPSQEVLDRCETYLVLPAETRALYNDLWTQLGI, from the coding sequence TTGAAAAAGACACTTGCCTTGGCGCTTGCCATGATGATGGCCGCCCTGACCCTGAGCGGGTGCGGCGGTGGAAACTCGGAGGAACGCGTCGTCAACGTGTGCAGCTGGGGTGAATACATCGATGAAACCCTGATCGACCAATTTGAGGAAGAAACCGGAATCACTGTCAATTATGTCACCGCAGAGAGCAATGAGGCCCTCTATTCTCAGCTCAGTATGGGCGGCGTGGATTACGACGTGATTGTCCCCTCCGATTATATGATCTCTCAGCTGATTGAAGAGGACATGCTGGCCGAACTCAATTACGATAATATTCCCAATTTTGAAAAGATCGACGCGCGGTTCAAGAATCTGCCCTATGATCCGGAGAACAAGTACACCGTTCCTTATTCCTGGGGCACACTTGGCATCATCTACAATACCAGCATGGTCAACGGCCCCGTCACAGGTTGGGACGCCATGTTCGATCCTGCCAACGCCGGCAACGTGCTGCTGATCAACAACTCCCGGGACGCATTTGGCATCGCCCTGATGCACCTGGGCTATTCCGTGAACACCACGGATGAGGAGCAGATTCAGGAGGCCTATCAGCTGATTGCAGACGCTGTGAGTGCCGGTGTTTATCAGGGCAAGGTCATGGACGAGGTGTTCCAGAAAATGGAGGCCGGCAACGCCGCTGTGGCCACCTACTATGCTGGTGACTACCTCGTCATGCTTGAGGCCAATCCCGATCTGAAGTACGTGGTGCCTGAGGAGGGCTCCAACTGGTTCGTGGACGCCATGTGCGTGCTCAAGACCTCCCAGCACAAGGAGGAGGCGGAGGCCTGGATCAACTTCATGGCCTCCACTGATGCGAACCTCAGGAACATGGACTACATCTGGTACGCCTCTCCCAACACCGAGGCTCTGGAGACCTATCCTGCCTATTATGAAGAGGTCAACGGTGAGCCGCTGGACATGGAGCTTTATGAGATCATGGCTCCCAGCCAGGAGGTTCTGGACCGATGCGAGACCTATCTGGTCCTTCCTGCGGAAACCCGCGCCCTGTACAACGACCTTTGGACGCAGCTGGGTATCTGA